In Lineus longissimus chromosome 13, tnLinLong1.2, whole genome shotgun sequence, one genomic interval encodes:
- the LOC135497612 gene encoding uncharacterized protein LOC135497612 isoform X2 codes for MCLIQWILLLTVIAQVALGSSSTSWNGSISINYNGPNVRVGKVLKMNCTASKEVANTQEFNVKRMFLQADGKKMDGVKILSDVSIGFEENVTFESPAFYSCWYNFTMLADINISYGAPPPEPVVEKFVIHNWEKVELNLGPTQQKIIDTTGNKFYPNITIRYSFLNCSECEKCSDLDITTWRACSNLVNWQLRCTIVANDYIDSGNKAIYFFVRYKNDFGSHCETFHLKKANAIKPHPVEIVSVSVLNSTSIKVELKQTSKCLDMVCLYNITLRATNLEHEISFTESSPSNPFFITKSGLYPHGVYTILVTTRPESGGLSSNVSNEEIVRLWEDVPAANPAFIPGAREYYKEVDGKQDVQVYWQEIPEKNRNGKITSLYLEVHQGSTANGEAKEVEPDQLMAKLSLKSGEDYTITLSAATQNGTNTTLQPSVLQIKGKTDGDLCVVTNVVAVHVQGAQRVNVSWENCDSNQPINQNVLYMCQKKRDEKECVGPLRWRLIPSNMSQVMADLPGNDQYRIGVANIVGNSSRMVWSPCLFQQGAEPSEGPQGRFQQSGPDIEYKLDGYYCRENTGIVQTLNFNVCESKEDGSCKDQQRTLTAPMPAYYLHREATFMVPVERFNKKYLVSVVAKSDGGEKNWGTDTISMQQPQGSDSLHDYMYLMLIPGVLLVILVICLIVKRYYYKVVGKTLSVKVPEVVGKFDYLENQSNEQEPVYDEIESGDNIANTSDANTELIRAVTKEHHLSNSNVSTAETSLSDDVPSAISTSKDDSSGLGTSQSYDTSGSDVSYAKITLTDDREPADDVILNIDNKSSAAAILNLDSNANGGRSVPGYEKLQDVKRVRNLYDKLTPPLGQVLLVLQDNLYIPEHQSKQTASDLCVDKTSKGLVGIDVVKDDLLMSDSCVQSGMDTTSDSDIENGNSDNSGDRNKNVAPTLFDRLMTANDPSSSSSGSNTGHTAESTSQGCSNSNTTPNHLYRSNLQGSADSYDSHSGHWTSSAESNQDYRRAGPEPIDEACGKVFEHMRSDRQKGVDSVDESNESQS; via the exons ATGTGTTTGATTCAATGGATTCTGCTTTTAACCGTTATTGCCCAAGTTGCTCTTggatcatcgtcaacatcatggAATGGAA GTATTTCTATAAATTACAATGGCCCCAATGTAAGAGTGGGCAAGGTCCTGAAGATGAACTGTACAGCATCAAAGGAGGTCGCCAATACTCAGGAATTTAATGTAAAGAGGATGTTTCTTCAGGCGGATGGGAAAAAGATG GATGGTGTCAAAATTCTATCTGATGTCAGCATTGGgtttgaagaaaatgtcacgTTTGAGAGTCCAGCATTCTATAGTTGTTGGTACAACTTTACAATGTTGGCAGACATCAACATATCATATGGAG CTCCACCACCAGAACCAGTGGTTGAAAAATTCGTCATCCATAATTGGGAAAAAGTTGAGCTCAATTTGGGCCCAACTCAACAAAAGATCATTGATACCACTGGTAACAAATTCTACCCGAACATCACCATCCGTTACAGCTTTTTGAATTGCAGTGAATG TGAAAAATGTAGCGATTTGGACATCACAACATGGCGGGCCTGCTCCAATCTGGTGAATTGGCAACTGCGATGTACAATTGTAGCTAATGATTATATTGACAGTGGAAATAAGGCGATATATTTCTTTGTAAGATACAAAAATGACTTTGGAAGTCATTGTGAGACGTTTCATCTAAAGAAAGCAAATGCCA tcaAACCACACCCTGTGGAGATTGTCAGTGTTAGTGTGCTCAACAGTACATCAATCAAGGTTGAACTGAAACAAACCAGCAAATGCCTGGATATGGTTTGCTTGTATAACATCACTCTCAGAGCCACAAACCTGGAACATGAG ATTTCCTTCACTGAGTCATCACCTTCGAACCCTTTTTTCATCACCAAGAGTGGCTTGTACCCTCATGGGGTTTATACCATTCTGGTGACAACTCGCCCAGAAAGTGGTGGACTCAGTAGTAATGTCAGCAACGAAGAAATTGTCCGTCTTTGGGAAGATG TGCCTGCTGCTAACCCGGCCTTCATTCCTGGCGCAAGAGAATATTACAAAGAGGTAGATGGGAAGCAAGATGTTCAGGTCTACTGGCAG GAAATTCCAGAAAAGAATAGAAACGGAAAGATTACCAGTTTATACCTCGAGGTCCATCAGGGAAGTACGGCCAATGGGGAGGCCAAGGAAGTGGAACCTGATCAACTGATGGCGAAACTCAGTTTGAAGAGTGGAGAAGACTACACAATAACGTTGTCAGCTGCAACTCAGAATGGGACTAATACAACACTTCAACCCTCAGTTCTACAAATCAAAGGCAAAACAGATG GTGACCTGTGTGTTGTGACAAATGTTGTAGCTGTCCATGTCCAAGGCGCCCAACGTGTGAATGTGTCTTGGGAGAACTGTGACTCTAACCAACctatcaatcaaaatgttctttACATGTGCCAGAAGAAACGAGATGAAAAGGAATGTGTG GGTCCACTACGTTGGAGATTAATTCCTTCAAATATGTCACAAGTCATGGCCGACCTACCAGGCAATGATCAGTATCGGATTGGTGTAGCAAATATTGTTGGGAACTCAAGTCGGATGGTGTGGAGTCCGTGTCTCTTCCAGCAAGGTGCAG AGCCAAGTGAAGGCCCTCAAGGCAGATTTCAACAAAGTGGACCTGATATTGAATACAAGCTTGACGGTTATTACTGCAGGGAAAATACGGGAATTGTCCAAACTTTGAATTTTAACGTCTGTGAAAGTAAAGAAGATGGAAGTTGTAAAG ATCAGCAAAGAACCCTAACCGCGCCAATGCCTGCTTATTACCTGCATAGAGAAGCCACATTTATGGTACCAGTTGAAAGGTTTAACAAGAAGTATCTTGTGAGTGTCGTGGCCAAATCAGATGGAGGAGAAAAAAATTGGGGCACAGACACTATCAGTATGCAACAACCGCAAG GTTCCGATTCTCTGCacgactacatgtacttaatgtTGATTCCTGGAGTACTCCTTGTCATATTGGTCATATG CTTAATAGTGAAACGCTATTACTACAAAGTTGTTGGCAAGACATTATCTGTGAAAGTGCCAGAAGTTGTGGGCAAATTTGATTACCTG GAGAATCAAAGTAATGAGCAAGAACCAGTCTATGATGAGATAGAAAGTGGTGACAACATCGCCAATACGTCAGATGCAAACACAGAACTCATACGTGCAGTGACGAAAGAACATCATTTATCCAACTCGAACGTATCCACTGCAGAGACATCGCTGAGCGATGATGTTCCTTCAGCTATTTCAACCAGTAAAGATGACTCTTCGGGATTGGGCACATCACAGTCTTATGATACCTCAGGCTCAGACGTGAGCTATGCAAAGATAACTCTTACAGACGACAGAGAACCAGCTGATGATGTCATATTGAACATAGACAATAAGTCTTCTGCTGCAGCCATATTGAACTTGGATAGCAATGCCAATGGTGGCAGAAGTGTGCCCGGCTACGAGAAACTTCAAGACGTCAAACGTGTGAGGAATCTTTATGACAAACTTACACCTCCCCTGGGACAAGTGTTGCTAGTTTTGCAGGACAATTTATATATTCCTGAGCACCAATCAAAGCAAACTGCATCAGATCTTTGTGTTGATAAGACTTCAAAAGGTTTGGTTGGAATAGACGTTGTCAAGGATGATCTCTTGATGTCTGACAGTTGTGTGCAATCCGGCATGGACACGAcaagtgattctgacattgaaAATGGCAATAGTGACAATTCTGGcgatagaaataaaaatgttgcaCCAACACTCTTCGATAGGCTCATGACTGCCAATGATCCATCTAGCTCATCAAGTGGTTCAAACACAGGTCATACTGCAGAATCCACCTCGCAGGGCTGTTCAAATTCGAACACAACACCAAACCATCTTTATCGGAGTAATTTGCAAGGAAGTGCTGACTCGTATGATAGTCACAGTGGTCATTGGACAAGTTCTGCTGAGAGTAACCAGGATTATCGTCGAGCAGGCCCAGAACCCATCGACGAGGCTTGTGGGAAGGTGTTTGAGCATATGCGCAGTGACAGGCAGAAAGGTGTAGATTCGGTTGATGAGAGTAATGAATCTCAATCATGA
- the LOC135497612 gene encoding uncharacterized protein LOC135497612 isoform X1 yields the protein MCLIQWILLLTVIAQVALGSSSTSWNGSISINYNGPNVRVGKVLKMNCTASKEVANTQEFNVKRMFLQADGKKMDGVKILSDVSIGFEENVTFESPAFYSCWYNFTMLADINISYGAPPPEPVVEKFVIHNWEKVELNLGPTQQKIIDTTGNKFYPNITIRYSFLNCSECGNECTDVRNLQYSNWHNCNVHVDAVQECKTDDYKRHSTDFWYFFVEYSNVFGRSCALFNMTTVDAIKPHPVEIVSVSVLNSTSIKVELKQTSKCLDMVCLYNITLRATNLEHEISFTESSPSNPFFITKSGLYPHGVYTILVTTRPESGGLSSNVSNEEIVRLWEDVPAANPAFIPGAREYYKEVDGKQDVQVYWQEIPEKNRNGKITSLYLEVHQGSTANGEAKEVEPDQLMAKLSLKSGEDYTITLSAATQNGTNTTLQPSVLQIKGKTDGDLCVVTNVVAVHVQGAQRVNVSWENCDSNQPINQNVLYMCQKKRDEKECVGPLRWRLIPSNMSQVMADLPGNDQYRIGVANIVGNSSRMVWSPCLFQQGAEPSEGPQGRFQQSGPDIEYKLDGYYCRENTGIVQTLNFNVCESKEDGSCKDQQRTLTAPMPAYYLHREATFMVPVERFNKKYLVSVVAKSDGGEKNWGTDTISMQQPQGSDSLHDYMYLMLIPGVLLVILVICLIVKRYYYKVVGKTLSVKVPEVVGKFDYLENQSNEQEPVYDEIESGDNIANTSDANTELIRAVTKEHHLSNSNVSTAETSLSDDVPSAISTSKDDSSGLGTSQSYDTSGSDVSYAKITLTDDREPADDVILNIDNKSSAAAILNLDSNANGGRSVPGYEKLQDVKRVRNLYDKLTPPLGQVLLVLQDNLYIPEHQSKQTASDLCVDKTSKGLVGIDVVKDDLLMSDSCVQSGMDTTSDSDIENGNSDNSGDRNKNVAPTLFDRLMTANDPSSSSSGSNTGHTAESTSQGCSNSNTTPNHLYRSNLQGSADSYDSHSGHWTSSAESNQDYRRAGPEPIDEACGKVFEHMRSDRQKGVDSVDESNESQS from the exons ATGTGTTTGATTCAATGGATTCTGCTTTTAACCGTTATTGCCCAAGTTGCTCTTggatcatcgtcaacatcatggAATGGAA GTATTTCTATAAATTACAATGGCCCCAATGTAAGAGTGGGCAAGGTCCTGAAGATGAACTGTACAGCATCAAAGGAGGTCGCCAATACTCAGGAATTTAATGTAAAGAGGATGTTTCTTCAGGCGGATGGGAAAAAGATG GATGGTGTCAAAATTCTATCTGATGTCAGCATTGGgtttgaagaaaatgtcacgTTTGAGAGTCCAGCATTCTATAGTTGTTGGTACAACTTTACAATGTTGGCAGACATCAACATATCATATGGAG CTCCACCACCAGAACCAGTGGTTGAAAAATTCGTCATCCATAATTGGGAAAAAGTTGAGCTCAATTTGGGCCCAACTCAACAAAAGATCATTGATACCACTGGTAACAAATTCTACCCGAACATCACCATCCGTTACAGCTTTTTGAATTGCAGTGAATG CGGAAACGAATGTACTGATGTTAGGAATTTGCAATACTCAAACTGGCATaactgcaatgtacatgtagatgctgTTCAAGAATGTAAAACGGATGATTATAAACGTCATTCTACTGATTTCTGGTACTTCTTTGTGGAGTACAGCAACGTCTTTGGAAGAAGCTGTGCTCTGTTTAATATGACGACAGTAGACGCCA tcaAACCACACCCTGTGGAGATTGTCAGTGTTAGTGTGCTCAACAGTACATCAATCAAGGTTGAACTGAAACAAACCAGCAAATGCCTGGATATGGTTTGCTTGTATAACATCACTCTCAGAGCCACAAACCTGGAACATGAG ATTTCCTTCACTGAGTCATCACCTTCGAACCCTTTTTTCATCACCAAGAGTGGCTTGTACCCTCATGGGGTTTATACCATTCTGGTGACAACTCGCCCAGAAAGTGGTGGACTCAGTAGTAATGTCAGCAACGAAGAAATTGTCCGTCTTTGGGAAGATG TGCCTGCTGCTAACCCGGCCTTCATTCCTGGCGCAAGAGAATATTACAAAGAGGTAGATGGGAAGCAAGATGTTCAGGTCTACTGGCAG GAAATTCCAGAAAAGAATAGAAACGGAAAGATTACCAGTTTATACCTCGAGGTCCATCAGGGAAGTACGGCCAATGGGGAGGCCAAGGAAGTGGAACCTGATCAACTGATGGCGAAACTCAGTTTGAAGAGTGGAGAAGACTACACAATAACGTTGTCAGCTGCAACTCAGAATGGGACTAATACAACACTTCAACCCTCAGTTCTACAAATCAAAGGCAAAACAGATG GTGACCTGTGTGTTGTGACAAATGTTGTAGCTGTCCATGTCCAAGGCGCCCAACGTGTGAATGTGTCTTGGGAGAACTGTGACTCTAACCAACctatcaatcaaaatgttctttACATGTGCCAGAAGAAACGAGATGAAAAGGAATGTGTG GGTCCACTACGTTGGAGATTAATTCCTTCAAATATGTCACAAGTCATGGCCGACCTACCAGGCAATGATCAGTATCGGATTGGTGTAGCAAATATTGTTGGGAACTCAAGTCGGATGGTGTGGAGTCCGTGTCTCTTCCAGCAAGGTGCAG AGCCAAGTGAAGGCCCTCAAGGCAGATTTCAACAAAGTGGACCTGATATTGAATACAAGCTTGACGGTTATTACTGCAGGGAAAATACGGGAATTGTCCAAACTTTGAATTTTAACGTCTGTGAAAGTAAAGAAGATGGAAGTTGTAAAG ATCAGCAAAGAACCCTAACCGCGCCAATGCCTGCTTATTACCTGCATAGAGAAGCCACATTTATGGTACCAGTTGAAAGGTTTAACAAGAAGTATCTTGTGAGTGTCGTGGCCAAATCAGATGGAGGAGAAAAAAATTGGGGCACAGACACTATCAGTATGCAACAACCGCAAG GTTCCGATTCTCTGCacgactacatgtacttaatgtTGATTCCTGGAGTACTCCTTGTCATATTGGTCATATG CTTAATAGTGAAACGCTATTACTACAAAGTTGTTGGCAAGACATTATCTGTGAAAGTGCCAGAAGTTGTGGGCAAATTTGATTACCTG GAGAATCAAAGTAATGAGCAAGAACCAGTCTATGATGAGATAGAAAGTGGTGACAACATCGCCAATACGTCAGATGCAAACACAGAACTCATACGTGCAGTGACGAAAGAACATCATTTATCCAACTCGAACGTATCCACTGCAGAGACATCGCTGAGCGATGATGTTCCTTCAGCTATTTCAACCAGTAAAGATGACTCTTCGGGATTGGGCACATCACAGTCTTATGATACCTCAGGCTCAGACGTGAGCTATGCAAAGATAACTCTTACAGACGACAGAGAACCAGCTGATGATGTCATATTGAACATAGACAATAAGTCTTCTGCTGCAGCCATATTGAACTTGGATAGCAATGCCAATGGTGGCAGAAGTGTGCCCGGCTACGAGAAACTTCAAGACGTCAAACGTGTGAGGAATCTTTATGACAAACTTACACCTCCCCTGGGACAAGTGTTGCTAGTTTTGCAGGACAATTTATATATTCCTGAGCACCAATCAAAGCAAACTGCATCAGATCTTTGTGTTGATAAGACTTCAAAAGGTTTGGTTGGAATAGACGTTGTCAAGGATGATCTCTTGATGTCTGACAGTTGTGTGCAATCCGGCATGGACACGAcaagtgattctgacattgaaAATGGCAATAGTGACAATTCTGGcgatagaaataaaaatgttgcaCCAACACTCTTCGATAGGCTCATGACTGCCAATGATCCATCTAGCTCATCAAGTGGTTCAAACACAGGTCATACTGCAGAATCCACCTCGCAGGGCTGTTCAAATTCGAACACAACACCAAACCATCTTTATCGGAGTAATTTGCAAGGAAGTGCTGACTCGTATGATAGTCACAGTGGTCATTGGACAAGTTCTGCTGAGAGTAACCAGGATTATCGTCGAGCAGGCCCAGAACCCATCGACGAGGCTTGTGGGAAGGTGTTTGAGCATATGCGCAGTGACAGGCAGAAAGGTGTAGATTCGGTTGATGAGAGTAATGAATCTCAATCATGA